CattaattgcatataattaGTTCACTAAGGACAAACTAAATTAGCCTAGATCACTCTACACTCTACttatatacgtaataatacTAATGCCCACGATTAATAAGGATTAGATGTAATCGCGTGCTAATTCCATTGTTTCTCTCgcttaaaaagtaattttaaaaaaaagataacaaattaaattaaaaactttaagataaaattaaaagtaaaatattggTTGCAATATATTGTTACAAAGAAGTTTTTAAGCGAGAGTTTAGAGCACATCCGGTTCGGCGATTTAATTTGAGACGAGTCGTCGGCGGAGATGCAATTTCGAATACAATTAAGCAGCTCGATCTTTATTTTCGCGTTTTCTTCAGCAAACATCTTCCTGAAATGGTGAAATCAAAGTTTCTTGCACTCTCGACGTACGTGCTGTCTCAAGTACAAAGGAGATTCTCGGAGTCGGAGagtttttctccttctttttttgttcCTCCCGTCAAAGGACATCGCGACGCGAGGACGATGTTTTAGTGGCGTCGAGACGAGTTCCATTAATATGAATCATGAGCGAAAAGCGCGCGGCAATACGGCTCCTCTACGTGCGCGGTATTCAAACGCGGTACGCACGTCGTTGCCGAGCGGCCGTCCGTGCGAGACGGCCGAACGGCAGGCACGTTCCCTCGTCATTGTCGTCACCGGGCGGAGGTAGAGATGAAAATTTCACCTGCGCGACCGGCTCcgacgatgatgacgacgatTTGTAAGCGACGCGGTGTCCCGCGGTGTCCCGCGTTGTCCAGTAACGTAGGATAAGGGGGAACGAATCAAGGCGCATTGTGCGCGAATTCCTCCGCGGCCGGGGTATCCTTGAGAGGGACTTAATTTGATTCCGTTCGCATAAATAAATTCCTCGAATCGTCGCGTCACACTAATTTGATCGAGGTGgctcattaaattattcaagatTTGGAAGGTTCTCAATCCGAGCGCTGCtgatgaataaataattaatgtctcTCATAAAGCTTGCCGATCCCGATCTCCCGTTTCTccgtaatcaaaatttttatgtgtgCGAATCTCGTTTTGGAGGTGACCGGTATCGTATCATTTCCATTTTGAATGCTCGCTTCTTGCCATTtttttgtcttcttttttcttctcgctCCTATCCTTCCAACTTGTAAGCCAATATGACGGAATGTCGCGCGCGCACTGTCACAACGAGACACTtccgatatatttttaaatatatttctgtattattttattcttatatgttttatgttcGTCAACATGCCAGAAACGTACGACCCTCGTTTGCATCaagactctctctctctcattaagataattaacaaaatttatgcTACGTTGGCAGGTTTAACAAGCAATATTCTTAGTAGTTTTTTAGAACAATGATTAACAGCCATGAAAAAGCGGTCGTCTCTACTTTTTGCGTTAGCTCTCGCATCCTATTAGGATCTGCAATTTAATCCACGTCATAGCCGCGCTCGTTTAACATTTAACTACGGCTGCTgcataataatttacacaaaaCACGCAATGATTCATACGTAACTATTCAacatgaattaaaattttgcaagaaaTTGACTGCAAACTCGATACTCATGcaacgcgtttttttttttacagcctATCGTGGATAATGATAGATagcaatcaaaaattttaacaattgcGAGAGATACATCGCGTCAAggatatatcaattataattaccaTTATGGATATATCgcataaattatgtattaagtTAAGACGATGTTTGCACGATATATGAACAGCgtgatatgtaataatatattatattgtgttattacataattaatatcacgAGATCAATGGCTATCAGAACTATCAGATATATTGTCTGCGGACAATTGACGCCGgggataattaaaaaagtatcatATACTTACATCCTCAAACCACATAATGGGGAAAATTATGTCGGGGAACGAAGCAACCTGCTTGATGTCTCGCACTTGGCTGACCGCGAGATTTATCTGCACCCTCGCTCGCGCCTTCATGGCCGTGCCCATTATCGGTTGCACATCGATGTAGAGCTGATGCTTCTCAGCTTCCGGCGGCGATATGCCCGTGACAGCCTCCCGTAAGGCCGGATCGGCTGGAAGGAACGATCAAACCAGATAAACAACGATCGAGAATCTCAATCACTCGGTAGAACCAAGTTATTACTGTtattctctcttcttccttctttctctttctttataaaaatagttgaatatactattaaaattacgattagtaaccaatatatttttttaatttgtaatatctaaTTGTTACGCAATTTGTGAAATTAGAATGATAGTTTGTTTTTATGCAACGCGATTCAGCAGAGGTACCTGTTTAACCATTAGACCTGACTACGTTCGTGCCTTTACATAATAACGCGGTGTCAAAAGTCGCCGTGTGTggttacattatataaaatggacACAATGCGTCGCAGTTAAATGGCGCTTAATCGTCGGTCGAGCGGATTTAAGAGCCGTACTTGAGACGCTTAATGTATTTCAAAACGCATAAACGCAACAGTAATGATAATGATGTTAACGAATCGGAATTCAACGATATCTCGTCCGTTCTTTCCcatcttttttcttaaatattcaCGACTACGAAGTCTTCTCGTTATTATTTtcgcatttataattaaatagctTTAAAAAGCAGACGTTTATATAAGTGTCAATACAAAATAACATTCAATCGTCGTGCTCTTTCTTCGGAGAAGTTCTCAGAAATCCAGGTGCAGGagtcgtttaaaaaaaattttatgtcatcAAGAATTCGTCAAGAAATTTGCATTTAGAATATTTCTCGCTTGATCTGAGGCATCTTGCGTATTACTTACAAACGAAATCGATCGAGTATCTCGTATCTCACGCACATTTTATAGCGAGAGAACGGTTTTGCACGCGGCGGTGAAACGAGGCGTTGAATTGGGGCATCGTCTAAAATGCGGAGCGTTGAAAGTAAAAGTTTGCGGCGCGAAAATAAGTGCGATCAAcgcaagagaaaaagagagaaagagagagcaagaAAGAGAAACAGCTCGCATAATATTCCGTGGGAGAATCGCAGCGGATGCGCGAAAGAGATTGTtcctagaaaaaaaaataggccTCGTGGTAACAGACTGCTCGACCGATTCCGACTTCTAGTTTGTGAGTCGCGCGAAGCCGGAAGCGGCGCGACAGGTAGATCTCGCTTGTGAAACTGGCACGCACGTAAACGATCTTCGTTAACCGGCCTGTCGATCGATCGGTCGGTCGGTTACCCGTGAAGAAAAGGAGACGTATGTGGGCGCGAGTGGACGAGGAATCGCGCGGCTCTCGTTTGTCAGCGACCAGGAAATCGCTGACGAGCGGTCGCCTGCAGTCGCGGGGCCGGGGGGCCACACGGATAAGAAAACGTCGGCGACGAAGGATGCGGCGCGCGTTGCACATGACGCAAATAGATTTATCACGATAATCtgctaagaaaataattcgCGGCGCGAATTATCCGCTGCGCTTACGTAAAGACGATACACTTTTAGATACACGCGAGATTGAAGTAACGCGCAACGATCGGTTCACGAACGACGTATAATGTTATCTCGCAGTGTCGGGAGATTCACGACAATCCCGACACGATAGTTACGTCAAAGTCGGGTGATGTGTATCACGTTCCGCGATTAGGGAAGCCCGTAATCAATCCCgagaaatgataataataattacggcAAAAACAAGACGCGAGTACTTGTGCCGAGTGTTACCCAACCGATTCGCGTCATCTtgacgcatatatatatatatatatcgtccGACATCGAAATATCGCAAGTAACTCcgataaatatgataattggcaatgattaaaaatagccCCGAGTGTCTCGTTACGAGAGTGATTTGTAAACAAGGCTtcgccgcggccgccgcgcgACCAGAAAACCGCCGCGCGTTACGTGACACTTACCAAGGTAGAAATGCGGGAAAGTGAGGAGAACCGGCGAATCGTATTGGCACAGGGAGACATTGAATGTGCCTTCCGGTGCACACGGCGGTCCAGCTGGACAGTAACACTGCTGCGACGGTAGATTCTCCACCGTCGTGAAGACATTCGTCGGCGGGGAGAATCTGTAGCCGGGGATCCCTCCGGAGGCTATCACGTcgcgctaaaaaaaaaacaattctcTTTGACGCacgatatttcttttacttgTAAAACTGGCACCGCCCTATTGAATAAGTAAACGCGTGACTTATATGattgaaaacaaaattgaaaaaattctagGCAACAACttaaaatataggtatattaattttatttttctgtacttATTTTTCTAAAGTTCGGTCAATATTAATCGAGCTGTTCTTGAAGGGTCAAGCATCAAGATTGATATTCAAACGTAAATTGCTGATCCAAGATACcgaaatataatgtatattacttaattattttttgacgCGCAAtgctttcaatattttttattacgacaATTAGGAATGttctattaaataagtaaaaactTTGGgattaacttaaattaaaaatattaaaaatttaagtaaaataacgtGACAGAtaactttgtatttttaatataaaaatttcaatattgatatattttttttattataaaaaattaattaactattgATCGAAATATTAGATGAATAATACGCATGTAAGACAGAAACGGAGACGTTTTCTCCGATCTTCCTTTCGTACTTtgcaacatttaaaaattgtttggcCGGAATGGATGGAGTCCGGGAAGGCCATCATCCGCCTTTGGTCGTATCAGCCGGATAATTAACGACGACCAACAAAAACACAAACCTGATAAACCAGCGGCAACGTCCGGCAGAGGTCCTTGTCGAAGACCTTGAGCACGGTCTCCTTCGTAATATGAGGCGGGAATATGCTGCCGTCGGTGCCCATGATGGAATCGCATTCCTGCGTGGTCCAGAAACCGAGGGCGTCCTTGCCGTTCCACCTGTCCATTAATCCGAATTTGGTGATGTCGGTAGTGCCCGTGAATATCGTGTACAGATCCGATCCGGTCGCGTTTTTGCCATAGAGGAGACCGAACTGATCGTACGgcaatttttgttctttggGCACGACGTCCTTGGCCAGCTTGAGCAGGGGATCGTCGTAGCCCCAGAGCAGCTGGCCGACCGACACTTCGACGAATGGCTTGATCTTCAAGATGTCCATGATGGACGCCATCGCCAGTCGCAGGAAACGAGCGGCGTGCTTCGACTGGCTGGTAGCCGATAGCATAGGAACGTTCGGCACGACGACCAGATCGTCCTCGGAACCGGTTGACAGGCTctaagattttaataagaaagaaaaaaataaaaatctgacCGAGCCGGTTAATTGAATGCAATAACGGGAGAACTTGCAGAAGGATAAATggacgataaaaatttgttttagaaTAGATAGAAAGAGgtaaagattaataattaaaatacatatatacacaatatattaataaaaaacataacgTGTTGTAAAACTTAAGATATGACACAAAATAGTTAAATCgcggtgaaataaaaataactaaacatgaaataaagataataacagaaagtgaaagaaataggtaaataaaaataactatatatagaataatttgcGATTGgaagcagagagaaagagagagagagagagtttagACGGGGAATGAAAATTCCACGTCAACCGCGAACTGATACAAAACTTCCGCATAATattgacaaatattttcttccatAAATTTTCTCTCGGAGCAAAAACGatctgtacatacatattgtCTTTCTTGTCGTCGAATCGCGATAAAATACACTCGACTGCGCCGTGGAAACGTTTCTCTGACGAATGTAGAAAGTCGCGGCAGTGATTTCGATGCGCGAGCAAGAGTAACCGTGCGGTCGAGTCGGCGGAGAGGAACGCGGTCTATGACGGATTTAAATAACCCGGAGGCGACGTGACGCCTTCGATTGTCATTCAACACGGATTCGCTGGCTTTTCTTCTTAGCAGCCGACATAAATATTCTCGATAAAAGAACAATCAATGATCGTGACACATCCTGCGCGATAAAGACGCGCATTGTCTTGCATACTAATCGCGTTtctcataataaaaatatcagtcTCGGCCTCAACTGTTTTAATTGACTACCTTGGAAAATATTCGCGCGAAAAGAAAGCTAAGCATTATGCATGTACTCATATTTTGTAGAGAGCagcgtaattataattaaatttagatttatgaTGAAAAGTAAGCttagaaaaattacaatttccaCGGAAATCAAATATGGATTGAAAAAGCAAGATTGATGTAGCTTTCTAACGCgagttaaaaatatcagatttGATTCAAGCAGATTGTGagtttttaaatcaattaataagtttttaattagcATGGCATTACTATACCGTGCCATAAATTACTCAACTTACCGAATTAAAGACAAATGTCTTCTTGACTTTGTAGGTGACGGTACCATTGtcgttgaatttgatgtccaccTTTTCCCAATGCTGCTCGTAAACGTACGGGCCCAGCTCTTGCAGTGCCGGTTTCTCGCCGTTGTTCAGAAACTCGTCGGCGTTCGTCACGTTGTAAATGTAAACTTGCATACGCGGCACCACCGGCGGCTCCTTCCAGAATTTGTACGTGCGGCCGCCCTCCGTTATCGCGAGCTCCTTATCCAGGACCAGGTTGATGAGATTCGGGAATAGAACCGCCAGGACGGCGGCCAGAATTATCAGCAGGACTCCGCACGCAACGGCCGCCCCTGaagggagaagaagaagagacgGTGAGGATGAGTCATTGCCGTTAGTTAGAAGCgcgtgtctttttttttaatgctgaATGGAGTCTGCATTTAAAATCGTGAGAAATGAGTACATGTTAAAGTAAGCAGAAATGGAAAAGAATTCAGGATTCTCGTTTCCATTGTACacagttataaaattaattcatttcaaTGTACGTTGCatagaagaaggaaaaaaattctcattaCATGGTTTCTCGCTTCTGGACTCGTGATTTCGTGCGGCATCTCGCCGCGAGA
The nucleotide sequence above comes from Temnothorax longispinosus isolate EJ_2023e chromosome 4, Tlon_JGU_v1, whole genome shotgun sequence. Encoded proteins:
- the Emp gene encoding scavenger receptor class B member 1, coding for MRVHRGICAKLQGGFLRRWWAAVACGVLLIILAAVLAVLFPNLINLVLDKELAITEGGRTYKFWKEPPVVPRMQVYIYNVTNADEFLNNGEKPALQELGPYVYEQHWEKVDIKFNDNGTVTYKVKKTFVFNSSLSTGSEDDLVVVPNVPMLSATSQSKHAARFLRLAMASIMDILKIKPFVEVSVGQLLWGYDDPLLKLAKDVVPKEQKLPYDQFGLLYGKNATGSDLYTIFTGTTDITKFGLMDRWNGKDALGFWTTQECDSIMGTDGSIFPPHITKETVLKVFDKDLCRTLPLVYQRDVIASGGIPGYRFSPPTNVFTTVENLPSQQCYCPAGPPCAPEGTFNVSLCQYDSPVLLTFPHFYLADPALREAVTGISPPEAEKHQLYIDVQPIMGTAMKARARVQINLAVSQVRDIKQVASFPDIIFPIMWFEDCVDELPQEMRSLLKLVVELPPVAHAAVSGALAAIGAIVLLGALMCLARAAKRQEKLHLSNPLPANATSTKNGQLNPAFSK